The sequence TTCTCAGAACAACCCGCATCTCTTCTGTCTGTTTGGGTCAGCCTCATCCATGGTAGTCCGGATCCTAGTGCTTCGGGTGCGTCCTTCAGTAGCCCGCCTCTTGGAGGGGTCCGGGATGACTGTCGGTCCATCGTAAGGTGGCCAAAAACCCTCCTGTATCGGTGGGGTAAATCCCATCCGATACACGCTGAACACCGATCTCAAGCTATATACCTCATGTACATAGGGGTGCCAGGTCAGACGTGAATACGCACAACAGGCCAAGGCATGAGGACATGGATAATGAAGTGCCTGGAAATAACCGCAATCACACGTCTGCGCCTGTAGTGACACCCTATAACTACCAAATGAAAATGATCCAGTAGGGGTGGTCTTCGCCACTGTGAACTCGGagttctccctgtcatacaaagTCACTATAAAACACCGAGACGCCTTTAGATTGGCCTCTATAGCCTTAACCAGCTGCTGGCTAAATTGTTGTCCGGTACCCAGTTATGACTCTGCCTATCTTCCCTTGCGCACAAAAAGCTCGGCCAACCGTCCGTACATGGACTTCACCAGAGAACACACTAGAAGGTTCCTTACCCCCTTAAGAATCGAGTTCACACACTCAGAGATATTTGTCGTCATATGCCCGAATCTCCTTCCCTCATCCCGTTGCTGTGTCCATAGTGTATAGTCAATCCTGTTAGCCCAATCACACATGGCCGGATCTTCAGAACGGAGGATATCAAACCAATAATCTAACTCCACCTCAGTCTTGGCATACGCTGCGTTCACCAGAAGCCTCCGTGCATCCTTGCCCTTAAAGGTCAGCGCAAAGTTGGCAGCCACGTGTCAAATACAGAATGCACGGTACACAGCGAGTGGTAGCCAACCGTCCTCAGGCACCTCCAATTCAGCCCTTATTCCATTGTGCCGATTTGATATCACTAAGATGCCTAGCTGCGGAGTGACGTGCTGGCGGAGGTGGGAGAGGGAAAACAACCATGACTCAACATTCTCACCCTCCACCAGTACGAATGCAACGGGTAGGATGTTGGAATTCCCGTCCTGAGCAATTGCAACGAACAATGTCCCCCCATATTTTCCGTACAAGTGGGTACCATCGATGCTAACCAACAGCTTGCAATGCCGCAAAGCCTCAACACATGGTGGGAATGTCCAAAAAAGACGGTGGAAGTACGCATGTGCATCATCCACTTGCCCTCCCACACATACAGGACTCGTCCTCAGAACTGCAACACTTCCAGGCATCGTCACATGTACACCTAGAACCCATCGTGGCAGCTCAatgtatgactcatcccagtctCCATAGATCTGTGCCACTGCTTTCTTCTTCGCCATCCAAACCCTCCTATAAGTTGGTTTGAAACCGAAATATGCCTCTGTCGCATTCAGGAGGACCTTGATACACACGGCAGCATCAGCTCTAACCATCGGCATTATGAATGCCGAGATCACATGATAGTCGAGACTCCTGTGGTCACTCGATATTGAGGTGGCTAGACAAGTATGAGGGCCATTGTACCGTTTCACCTCTCAAATCCCTTTGCACTGTCGAAGACTTATCCGAATACACCATGTGCACCCATTGTCGAACTCCTTACACTTCCCATAATACTTGCGATAATCGGACTCAACCACCTTGTATTGAACCCCGCATCAGATGCTGTAGGTCTTCACACTTAACATGGCCTCCTCTTTGTCCTGAAACTGCTGACCGACCTGAAACTCTGTTCCCTCCCCCCCGCCTTGCTGTGTGCCTCTAGCACCGAATCCAACATGTTCGGAATGATCCACCTGCtgtctcatggcatccaagtccaacaTGGAAAAGTGAGGGGGATACTGCTACGTCCCTGAACTAGACCCTCCCGCACCCCCAACTGGATTGCTCCCTACTATATATTCACCACTCTCATCAACAATCATGTCCGGCTCCACAtcgtcatcctcatcatcatcccgTAATACATCATCTACACTATCTGGTGCGAACCCATGCAACGAAATCGGTGCCGTATCAACAATACCAACTGCTCCATCACCACTGCGGTTTAGATCCACTGCGAAGGATGGGGATGAAACCAACATTGCCTCAGGCGCAATCACAGGCATCGATGACGAGGCACCACTTGGCCTCGAAGTAGAACATGCGGCCGTTGCAACGGCTTGGGGGTTCCGGTTCGAACCGCCTGAGCTGGAAACCACATCCACAAGCTTGGCCAACAACTCAGGCGTCCTCACCTCGGGAAACTG is a genomic window of Arachis ipaensis cultivar K30076 chromosome B06, Araip1.1, whole genome shotgun sequence containing:
- the LOC107647169 gene encoding uncharacterized protein LOC107647169 yields the protein MANEESFVVLVHYRRSIKKKIRSGIKFTDKDLLSIFLKPSTRFNEFLNSIIQKLGLQGVKWVEKLFYRIPISILRDDVKYDSLVIGSDEDLEVLFHCRQQFPEVRTPELLAKLVDVVSSSGGSNRNPQAVATAACSTSRPSGASSSMPVIAPEAMLVSSPSFAVDLNRSGDGAVGIVDTAPISLHGFAPDSVDDVLRDDDEDDDVEPDMIVDESGEYIVGSNPVGGAGGSSSGT
- the LOC107647170 gene encoding uncharacterized protein LOC107647170; translated protein: MVRADAAVCIKVLLNATEAYFGFKPTYRRVWMAKKKAVAQIYGDWDESYIELPRWVLGVHVTMPGSVAVLRTSPVCVGGQVDDAHAYFHRLFWTFPPCVEALRHCKLLVSIDGTHLYGKYGGTLFVAIAQDGNSNILPVAFVLVEGENVESWLFSLSHLRQHVTPQLGILVISNRHNGIRAELEGKDARRLLVNAAYAKTEVELDYWFDILRSEDPAMCDWANRIDYTLWTQQRDEGRRFGHMTTNISECVNSILKGVRNLLVCSLVKSMYGRENSEFTVAKTTPTGSFSFGSYRVSLQAQTCDCGYFQALHYPCPHALACCAYSRLTWHPYVHEVYSLRSVFSVYRMGFTPPIQEGFWPPYDGPTVIPDPSKRRATEGRTRSTRIRTTMDEADPNRQKRCGLF